The segment CGCATCTCAGCCGCGCAGCCCCCTGCGTCGATAATCGCCTGCTCCAGTTCGCTGGCCTGCCACTGCCGGACCTGACGCGCCAGTGTCGGGCGATCGGCATGACGGCCCAGCACCCGCTCCATCGCCTGGCGATGATGCGCCGCGTTCGTGTGCAGACGGATCCAGCCATCCCGGCTCTGATAGTCGCCCGCAAAGAGGTCCCACAGGGCGGGTGCTGCACGGTTCAGGGGACAGAAGCTCTGCTGAAACCAGCGTGAAGCGAGCCGGACGTTCACGCTAACGGGCGGTGAAAACACCTCAGGGCTGGAGGCAGCGAGCAGGTCGGCGACGGCCTGCGTCGCGAGTCCGGTGCTGGTGGCCGCCAGCTCGCTGACGGCAAAGGCGGAAGAGAAAGTGGCGCGATCGGTAAAGACGGGAAGCGGCCTGATAGCGTCGTGGCCCCGCAATCCCTGCTGCATCTGCTGCCACAGCGAGCCAGCGAGCGATAAGTCCATGCTGAATTTCCTTACGGCGGTTTTATCTAAGCATAGCAGGCGGTATCAGCGCCGCCGCAGGCGGGGAAAGCGGGCGTGCATCCGCAGATTACGCAGGTTCAGAACTGCGATAGCGGTGCCCAGCACCACCAGAGAAGCGCCGATAATTTTGAAGCTGTTAAGGCTGTCGCCCAGTACCACAATTCCCATCAGCACGGAGAGCACCGGCGTCAGCAGCGAATAGGGCATGATCAGGTTGACGTTGTACTTCTTCAGCAGCATATACCACAGCGTATAGGCGACAATCGAAGACGCGATGGCGCTGTAGAGGATGGCGAACCAGCCGCGCCAGCCCGCATGTTGCAGGGCATAGAGCTGATGGGACTCCATCACCAGACTGGATCCGCCGACGATCGGTATCGCCAGAAACGCAATCCATCCGGTCATGGTCAGCGGTTTAATCGGCGGCGACTTCTTGACGATCAGATTACTCACCGCCCAGCCGGTGGCGCTGCACAGCAGCAGACAGAGCACCCACCATGAAGGAATGGTCGGGCTGCCGGATAGCACCACCACGCCGCTCAGCGAAATCATGATGCCCATCAACTGCACCAGTTTCAGATTCTCTTTGAGCACCGCCATCGCCAGCAGCATCGCAATCGGCGTGCCCAGCTGCACGACAATCGCGCCGGTGCCGGCATCGGTATAGCGCAGGCCGACGAACAGCAGCGAGAAGTGCATAAAGCCGAACGTGAAGGCCAGCAGCAGCAGCCAGGGCAATTGCTGACGGGTAATGCGACAGAAGGGCACCAGCACTATCGCCACCACGACAAAACGCATAAACGTCAGAAACAGCGGCGGCAGCTCCAGCAGACCCCATTTCACCGCGACGTTATTAAAGGCCCAGATAGAGACCACCATCAGAATCAGAAAAAAATGCCGCACAGCCACGATAATATCCTTTCGATGTTTTTTGCATAGCCTGCTAATGATGGCACGAACTCCGGCAATCCAGCCAATCGCTGGCAGAAATTTTCTGCGACAGCCCCGCCGCCTGGTGAGACTTTTTATGGCATTGATGGCAGACTGATTTGAAACGACTTCTGAGAGGATCTGATTCGGTATGACCCCTGCATCCGCCTTACCCCTTGCGTTAATTCAGCTTGAAGTCCCGCCCGCAAACGTCGTCGCGCAGATTGGTGAACAGCCACGCTGGTTCATCGATGCACTGGATCTGCAGCCTGATGATTACCTGATTGTCCGGCCCCATCTGGGCGAGGCGTTGCCCGATTTTGACCAGATCTCCGGCGCGATCCTCAGCGGCTCCTGGGCGATGGTGACCGATCACGCCGACTGGAGTGAACGCAGCG is part of the Pantoea sp. Ep11b genome and harbors:
- a CDS encoding DMT family transporter, with amino-acid sequence MAVRHFFLILMVVSIWAFNNVAVKWGLLELPPLFLTFMRFVVVAIVLVPFCRITRQQLPWLLLLAFTFGFMHFSLLFVGLRYTDAGTGAIVVQLGTPIAMLLAMAVLKENLKLVQLMGIMISLSGVVVLSGSPTIPSWWVLCLLLCSATGWAVSNLIVKKSPPIKPLTMTGWIAFLAIPIVGGSSLVMESHQLYALQHAGWRGWFAILYSAIASSIVAYTLWYMLLKKYNVNLIMPYSLLTPVLSVLMGIVVLGDSLNSFKIIGASLVVLGTAIAVLNLRNLRMHARFPRLRRR